The following DNA comes from Bradyrhizobium sp. SK17.
GCCGATATCGCGGACCAGCACCGCCAGCGAAGGATAGGTGCCTTCATTGATCTGGTGCTGCGAGACGTAGTTGGTCACGGCCGGGCGCGGATTGCCGATCACGTTGTAGCCGGCGGCCTTGCCCTCGATCACCTTGCTGGCCGCGGTCGAGTGCGAAGCGAACTGCTCGATCTGGCTCGCGGGCAGCGCGCGGTTCAGCGCATAGGCGGTCGGCACGGTGCCGATCAGGATCAGCATGATCAGGCCCATGCCCTTCTGGCCGTCATTGGAGCCGTGGAAGAAGCTGACCAGGGTGCAGGTCAGGATCAGGATGCCGCGGATCCACCACGGCGGCGGCTGGTCGCCGACCGGCTCGCCGAACAAAGCGGGCGTGGCACGCACCAGCACGGCCTTGAGGATGTAGAGCAGGCCAGCCGCCAGCACGAAGCCGAACAGCGGCGACAGCAGCAGCGCCTTGGCGATATTGGCCGCCTGCGACCAGTCCACGCCGGAGGTGCCGTCGCGGCCGCGCAGCAGCGCGTTGGTGATGCCGACGCCCATGATCGAACCGATCAGGGTGTGCGAGCTCGAAGCCGGCAGGCCGAGCCACCAGGTGCCGAGATTCCAGATGATGGCGGCGATCAGCAGCGCGAACACCATCGCGAAGCCGGCGCTCGAGCCGACCTGCAGGATCAGCTCCACCGGCAGCAGCGACACGATACCGAACGCGACCGCGCCGCTGGAGAGCAGCACGCCGAACAGGTTGAACAGGCCCGACCACACCACGGCGACATGCGCCGGCAGCGAGCGGGTGTAGATCACGGTGGCGACCGCGTTCGCGGTGTCGTGGAATCCGTTGACGAATTCGAAGCCGAGCGCGATCAGCAGCGCGACGAACAGCATGATGTACGGCAGGAACGAAGTCACGCGCGTGCCGGTGGCGTCGACGTCGGCATAGATGCTGTAGGCAACAAACAGTAGGGCGGCCGCAACCACGCCCATGTAAATGACACCCGTCATCGGGTGAAAGCCCTTGTCGAGATCCGGGCCCTTCTTCAAGGCTGGTTCGATCGAGCCGGGTAACGCCATATCGCTCATGGTAAACTCCTGTCCCAATGCCTCCGATTTTGATCGATGCATATGACAAGCAATTGAAATCCGGCCCGTGAAATGAAGCGGCGCTCCTTGGCGGTGGACGGCGGGCCGAATTTTTGTGCAACGCATTGAAGGTGCGCGCACTGTTTCGATCTCGTGGCAATGTTCAGCAACAGAAGCGGGTTGATCGCGACGTAAACTTGCTGCCTGCGTTGCACAGCGCGAAACAGTGTGAGTACGAGATCACACAGGACTGTCAGTCCGGCCGACGAGAGCTCACGACGAAGTATCCGACGAGCGCGGCGACGAGATGGGTCGGCTGGCTGGATGAGGTAGCACGCGAGTGAGGTGGTGAGATGAGGTGGCGCGCCGCACGATTGGGGCTAGTCGAACCGCGCAGCGCGCCTGCCTCAGGGTACGTCATGGCGTGAACATGACGCCCGATACCGTCTGAATGTGCTACGCTATCACGGATCAATTAAAGGTTGTAGGTATTTCAGAGCAATTTCGCACAGGGCTGTGCGTCCTCCAGTTCCGCTGGTCTTGCGGAACTCAAGCCGCATCGGCGGCGTCTCGCAGTTGACCTGCCGCGATCTTCAAGTCGTCGATAAAATGCTGATATTCCAGTGCCTTGGTACTCTCGTCTGGCAACCGCAGCAGATAAGAAGGATGCACTGTGACCAGCACCCTGGTTCCGTCGTGCTCGATCAGCCTGCCGCGGTTCTTGTTGATCGGCGTGATCTTGCCGAGCACGCTTTGCGCTGCGGTCGCGCCGAGCGCCACCACCAGTTCCGGCCTGACGGCGGCGAGCTCGCGCTGATACCATGGACGGCAGGTGCGGATCTCCGCCGTGCCCGGTTTCTGGTGCAGTCGGACCTTGCCGCGCTGCACGAATTTGAAATGCTTCACCGCGTTGGTGATGTAGACCTTGGCGCGATCGATACCCGCTTCCTTGAGCGCACGATCGAGCATCTGCCCGGCCGGTCCGACGAACGGATGGCCGGCGAGGTCTTCCTTGTCGCCAGGCTGTTCGCCGACCAGCATCAGTGTCGCGTTCTGCGGGCCTTCGCCGAACACGGTCTGCGTCGCGTCCTTCCACAGTGGACAGGCGCGGCAAGCGGCGGCCTCTTCGCGCAAGGCGGCGATCGCGTCAGCAATCGCTTCATGGGCTTGCCTGTCATGGGCCTGCTTGCGGGGCATCGGCACATCCTGCCGCTTCTGCGGTTCGCTCGCCCGGCGTGCGATGAAGGGACCGCTGGTCATGCGCATGGCGTCTTCGATCAAGGGCTTAATGATCGAGTCCTCGGGCAGGTTCCTCCAATAGGCCTGCGGCGCCTCCATCAGTTTCAGCCGGGCGGGATTGAACAGGCCGTTGTGATGACGCCGCCAGACCTCCTCGAGCCGATCCTCGCTCGGCACCTCGGACTTGGCGATGCCTGACGTGATCGAGATCGCGTGGCCGTCCCAATGCGCGCAGACATCCGGGGTCAGGATCGACCACGGCATGTCGGCGAAGCGGCTGGCGAAAAACGGTGCGGCGGACGCGACGATATGATGCTCGGGCTCGAACCAGGCGACGTAGTGCGCCTTGTGCTCGCGGCCGATTTCGCGGAAGCGGAGATGCGCATGCATCCTGTCGATGTCGCCATAGACCGCGCGTGCCATTGCGTGGACTTCGGCGACATCAGGATCGATGGTCGTGCCGAGCAGATCGTGATGGCTGCGCAGTCGCCACAGCAGGCGATAGAGCAGGGCGAAGCGCTCGTCATGGCAATGCAGGATCGCCGTTCGCGCCAGCTCGACGAATCTGGCGGGGACGTTGAACTGCACCTGCGGCGCGTCGGGCATCTCGTTCGCGCGGGATGTCGGCAGCAACGCGTCGTCACTGCGTATTTGCCATGTGACGTCCGCCGGCCTGACGTCATGCGATGCCAGTTGCCGTGCGGCTTTGCGCCAGCCTTCGAAATCGGTGTCGTTGTCGAGCACGATGAGATGCATGCGATTGCTCCGTTTCCGTCACGCCGCCGATGTCCGGGCCCGTGCGCCTCACCGCCGCGGGGAAAGCGGAGAAGGCCGGTGCGGCCGCTTCCAAACCCCTTGATTCCGCTGATGAATCGGCAGGCTCACCAATCCGATTGACTCCGCTGGCCCTGTTAGCTTTATATTAGAACATATCATGAACATTTGGGCCAGTCCCTGGCTCTCTGTTCAGGTCAGTGACGGCTTCAAATTTTGGTTGGAAGGAGCGGCGCAATGAACGGCGCACGCACGGGTACGCTTGCGTCTCTGCGCGGCAGCATCGCGCGCATCGAGGCGTCATCGGAGGCGGCGATGCCGAGCCGCGTTGCGCTCGGTCACAGCGGCGCCGACGCGATGCTGCGCGGCGGGCTTGCACCGGCTGCGCTGCACGAGGTGTTCGCGGCCGGCCATCAAAGTGGCGCGGCGACCGGCTTCATCGCGGGGCTCGCCGGACGGCTATCGGCGCGCAAGCCGCTGGTGTGGGTGCGGCAGGATTTTTCCGACCGCGAGAACGGCGCGCTGTCGATGCGCGGGCTTGCCGAGCTCGGCCTCGATCCGCGCCTGCTGGTCACGGTGCGCGCCGCCGATGTCGATGGCGCCCTGCGCACTGCGGCCGATGCGCTGGCCTGCGATGCGCTCGGCGCTGTGGTGCTCGAGGTCTGGGGCGAGGCGCGCCAGCTCGATCTCGTCGCCAGCCGCAAATTGACGCTTGCGTCGCAGGCTGCCGGCGTCACCGCGCTGGTGCTGCGGATCGCGGCGACGCCGATCCCCTCGACCGCGGAGACGCGCTGGATCGTGCGCGCGGCGCATTCGCCGCCCGGCCATGCGGCCTCCGCCTGGGGCGCGCCGCGCTTCGATGCCGAACTCGTGCGCAATCGTCATGGCCCGGTCGGGCGATGGATCATGGAATGGAAATGTGATGAGTGCCAGTTCAGTGAACCGTCGGCGAATTCTCAGCCTGTGGCTGCCACGCCTGCCCATCGACCGCATCAAGCGCAAGCTCGCGCAGGAAATCGCCTCGCAAGCTGATGCGCGGGAGGTGGCTGAACCTTCAAGTGAGGCGAGCACATCGGCAGGGCTCTCTCCCCCTTGCGGGGGAGAGTTGGAGAAAGGGGGACCACAGACGCCGGCGTACATGGCTTACCCCTCTCCCTAACCCTCCCCCACAAGGGGGGAGGGAACCCGTCCGCTCATGCGTCCCTTACGAAGAGCAACGAACTCCCCAGCGTCGTGGTCGCAAAAGACCACAACGCCATCCTGCTGCATGCCGTCGACGAGGCCGCGGTGCGGGCCGGGCTGTCGATCGGGCTGCCGCTCGCCAATGCGCGTGCGATCTGTCCCGAGCTCACCGTCTACGACGCCGATCCCGCGGCCGACCTGAAGACGTTGAACGACATCGCCGACTGGTGCGATCGCTTCACACCGTTGGTGGCGCTCGACGCGCCTGATGGCCTGTTCCTCGACATCACCGGCTGCGCGCATCTGTTCGGCGGCGAGCGCGCGCTGCTGCAGGTCGTGACCGGCGCGCTGAGCCGGCGCGGCTTTGCCGTCAGCGCGGCGATTGCCGGCACCTCGATCGCGGCGCGCACGCTGACGCGCCATGTCTCGGGCAAGATCGTTGCCGATGGCGCGGAGGCGCACGCGGTCGGCCCGTTGCCAGTCTCCGCGCTCGGCGCCGATCCTGCCATCACCACCGGCCTGCGCCGCGCCGGCCTGAAGACCATCGGCGATGTCGCCGCGCGCGCCCCGCACGAGATCTCGGCACGGTTCGGTTCGGCCTTCACCACCCTGCTCGGCCACGCGCTCGGACAGGGCGATGCTCCGATCAGCCCACGCAAGCCGCTGCCCGATTACATCGTCGAGAAGCGTTTCCCCGAGCCGGTCGTAACCGATACCGTGATCGCGCCGACGCTCTCGAGCCTCGCCAAAATGCTGGTCGCCGCTATGGACAAGCAAGGCAAGGGCGCCCGGCAACTGGAAGCGAGCTTCTTCCGCACCGACGGCAAGGTCGCGGCGATCATGGTCGAGACCGGGCGTCCGGTGACGCGGCCGGAAATGATCGACCGCCTGTTCCGCGAACGGCTCGATGCGCTCAACGATCCGCTCGATCCCGGCTTCGGCTTCGATCTCATCCGCCTCGCCGCAGGGCGTACCGAGATCGTGGTGCAGCAGCAGCGCGATCTCGACGCCACGGTGCACGACAATGACGAGATATCGGCGCTGATCGATCGCATCGCCGCCCGTATCGGCGGCAAACGCGTCGTCGTGCATCTGCCGCTCGAGAGCCACATCCCCGAGCGCGCGACGCTCGCACTGCCGGCGCAGCATCATCTGGCCGCCGCCAGTGCCGCCGCCTGGCCGGAGCGCGTCACGGGCGAGCCGCCGCTACGGCCACTCAGGCTGTTCGAGCGGCCCGAGCCGATCAAGGTGCCATTCGCGAGCGTGCCGGACGGTCCGCCGCACCAGTTCACCTGGCGGCGCGCCTTGCATGCGGTGGTGCGGGTCGAGGGGCCCGAGCGGATCGCGATGGAATGGTGGAAGCAGGACGGCGCGTCGCTGACCCGCGATTACTTCCGGGTCGAGGATGCCGAGGGCCAGCGCTTCTGGATCTTTCGCGACGGTCTGTACGAAAGCGAGCTGCGCGACGAGGCGGGTAAACCCGTTCCGGCAAACTGGTATATGCACGGGCTGTTCGCATGAAGGCGCCAGTCACAGACTATGCCGAGATCGGCATCACCAGCAATTTCTCCTTCCTGCGTGGCGGCTCCGATCCGCGCGCCTATGTGCATCAGGCGAGCGAACTCGGGATTCCCGTGATCGGGATCGCCGATCACAACACGCTGGCCGGCGTGGTGCGCGCCTGGAAGGAGCTCGACAGCGAGAAGGTCGCCCATCCGCCCAAGTTCCTGGTCGGCGCCCGCATCGTCTTCATCGACGGCACGCCCGACATCCTGGTCTATCCGCGCGACCGCGCCGCCTATGGCCGGCTGTGCCAGCTCTTGACCCGCGGCAAGCGCGGCGGCGGCAGAGCGTTTTCCAGCGAAGTGGACACCGGTTCGCGTGAAGAAAACGCGTCAACACAAAAATCCGAGCGCGTCGAGAAGGGCGACTGCCGGCTCACCTTGCCTGATCTCGTCGATTTCGCCGAAGGTCAGCTTTTGGTGCTGGCGCTGCCGCATCGTTTCGAGACCGATGACGCGCTCGACGTGCTCGCTCAATTGAAGGCGAGCGCTGCCGATGGCGTCTGGCTCGCCGCGAGCCTGCTTTATCGCGGCGACGACAGGCGCCGCCTCGCACGGCTGCATGGCCTCGCCACCGAAGCGGGCGTACCGCTGCTCGCCACCAACGAGGTGCTCTATCACCATCCCGCGCGCCGTCCGTTGCAGGACGTGCTGACCTGTATCCGCGAAAAGACCACCATTGAGGCGGTCGGCCGCCGGCTTGAAGCCAACGCCGAGCGGCATCTCAAGCCGGCGCATGAAATGGCAAGGCTGTTCCGCGACTGGCCAGCCGCCATCGCGGAAACCATGCGCTTCGCCGCGCGCATCTCATTCTCGCTCGACCAGCTCAAATACCAGTATCCCGACGAGCCGGTGCCGCCGGGCAAGACCGCGCAGCGTCATTTGGAGGATTTGACCTGGAGGGGAGCGCACCGAAAATTTCCAACTCGGATTTCGCCTAAACTCAAGAAGACCTTGCACAAGGAATTGCGTCTCATCAGGAAGCTGAAATACGCACATTACTTCCTCACCGTGCACGACATCGTGCACTATGCGCGCAGCCAGAACATCCTGTGCCAGGGCCGCGGCTCGGCGGCGAACTCGGCAGTCTGTTATGTGCTCGGCGTTACCTCGGTCGATCCGACCAAGGTCGATCTCTTGTTCGAGCGCTTCATCTCCAAGGAGCGGCTGGAGCCGCCCGACATCGACGTCGATTTCGAGCATTCGCGGCGCGAGGAGGTGATGCAATATGTCTACCGCCGCTATGGCCGGCATCGCGCAGCGATCATCGCGACCGTGATCCATTATCGTCCGCGCAGCGCGATCCGCGACGTCGGCAAGGCGCTCGGGCTGACCGAGGATGTCACCGCGGCGCTCGCCGACACCGTGTGGGGCAGCTGGGGCAAGGGCCTCAACGACATGCAGGTGCGGCAGGCCGGGCTCGATCCGAAAAACGCGATGATCACTCTCGCGGTCGAGCTCGCCACCGAGCTGATCGAGTTTCCGCGCCATCTCTCGCAGCATGTCGGCGGCTATGTGCTGACCCAGGACCGGCTCGACACCTATGTGCCGATCGGCAACGCCGCGATGGACGACCGCACCTTCATCGAATGGGACAAGGACGACGTCGACGCGCTGCACATGATGAAGGTCGACGTGCTCGCATTGGGCATGCTGACCTGCATCCGCAAATGTTTCGACCTGATCGATGACCACAAGGGCAAGCGCTGGGAGCTCGCCTCGGTCCCGCCGGACGACGAGAAGGTCTACGACATGCTGTGCCGCGGGGAATCGCTCGGCGTGTTCCAGGTCGAGAGCCGGGCGCAGATGAACATGCTGCCGCGCCTGAAGCCGCGCACCTTCTACGATCTCGTCATCGAGGTCGCGATCGTGCGCCCCGGGCCGATCCAGGGCGACATGGTGCATCCCTATCTGCGGCGGCGCAACAAGCAGGAGCAGGTGAGCTATCCGTCGCCGGCATCTGACAAGGGCGACAAGAACGAACTCTACAACGTCCTGCACAAGACGCTCGGCGTGCCGCTGTTCCAGGAGCAGGCGATGCGGATCGCGATCGAGGCGGCGCATTTCACCTCGGAGGAGGCCAACGGCCTGCGGCGTTCGATGGCGACCTTCCGCAACCTCGGCACCATCGGCAGCTATGAGGAGAAGCTGGTCGGCAACATGGTAGCGCGCGGCTACGATCCGGATTTCGCCCGCAGCTGCTTCGACCAGATCAAGGGTTTCGGCTCCTACGGCTTTCCGGAAAGCCATGCCGCGAGCTTCGCCCAGCTCGTCTACATCTCGTCATGGCTGAAGCATTATCATCCCGATGCGTTCTGCTGCGGCCTGCTCAACTCGCAGCCGATGGGTTTCTATGCCCCGGCGCAGATCGTCGGCGACGCCCGCCACAACGGCGTCACGGTGCGCGAGGTCGACGTCTCCTTCAGCTTTGCGCAGAACACGCTGGAGGAGAAGGTCGGTGATCACTGCGCGGTCCGGCTCGGCTTCCGCCAGATCGACGGCTTTCACTGGCTCGATGAGGACGAGGAGCGGTTGAAACGAATGCAGCAGACGCTGCGCAGTACAGGTGAGTCAGGGGGGCACGAACGGGTGGGCTCTCTCCCCCTTGCGGGGGAGAGTTGGAGAGAGGGGCAAGCCACGACCACCGCCCGTGCGGCTTACCCCTCTCCCTAACCCTCCCCCGCAAGGGGGGGGAACCCGCCCACCTCCCGCGCGGCCTTGGACAGAAATGAGCTCGACTGGGCCGACCGCATCGTCGCGGCGCGCAACCGCCGGCCCTTCACCTCGCTGGAGGAGTTCGCCCGCGACACCGCTCTCCCCAAGCGCGCGCTGATCCTGCTCGCCGACGCCGATGCGTTCCGCTCGCTCGGGCTCGACCGCCGCGAGGCGCTGTGGGCGGTGCGGCGGCTGCCTGACGACGTGCCGCTGCCGCTGTTCGAGGCTGCCACCGCGCGCGAGCAGCCGGATGAAGGCACAAAACCATTGCCGGAGATGCCGCGCCCCGAGCAGGTGGTCGCCGACTACCAGACCATCCGTCTGTCGCTGAAGGGCCACCCGATGGAATTCCTGCGCGAGATGTTCACCAAAGAACGCGTCGTCGCCTGCCACACCATCAACCGCCGCAACGACCGCCGCCGCGTCCGTTGCGCCGGCGTCGTGCTGGTGCGGCAGCGGCCGGGCAGCGCCAAGGGCGTGGTGTTCATGACGCTGGAGGACGAGACCGGCATCGCCAACATCGTGGTGTGGCCGAAGGTGATGGAGCAGTACCGCAAGGAGGTGATGGGCGCCCGCCTGATCCTGGTCGAGGGCTATATCCAGAGCAGCCCGGAGGGTGTCACGCATCTGGTGGCGCAGCGCATGACCGACCGCTCCCACGATCTGATCGGCCTCGCCAATGAATCTCCTGTCAGCAAGCACCCGGTGCCCGCGGGTCCCGCGCTGATCGAGCCGCTCAACGACGACCGCCGCGATCACGGCGACAACTCGCCGCAGAAGATCCGTCATCCCCGCAACGTCCGCATCCTGCCGCCGTCGCGGGACTTTCATTGAGGGATACACGAATCGTAGGGCGGATTAGCCGAAGGCGTAATCCGCCGCTCAGTTCAACCAATGTGAAGCTCATGCCGAATTATCGTCGCGCATTCATCCCCGGTGGCTGTTGGTTCTTCACGGTAAACCTGCTGGACCAACGATAAACCCTGCTCGTTGATTACATTGCGGAATTGCGCAGCGCCGTTGAGGCGACGCGTCGGGACTATTCCTTTACAATCGACGCATTCGTTGTCCTGCCCGATCATTTGCACGCGATCTGGACCTTGCCACCAGGCGATGCCGATTTCTCCACGCGCTGGCGGCTGGTCAAGAACCGTTTCGCAAGAGTGCTTCCAAAGCACGAACAGCTCAGCGACGTTCGTATCTCTCGCAACGAACGCGGAATCTGGCAACGTCGGTTCTGGGAACACCTGATACGCGATGAGGCCGATTACGCGCGTCATATTGAGTACTGCTACATTAATCCGTTGAAGCATCGGCATGTCGCACGGGTATGCGATTGGCCACATTCTTCGTTTCATCGCGACGTGCGCGCAGGATTGTTCCCGGGCGACTGGGGTGGTGACGTCGCGCTGAGCAGCGACTTCGGCGAACGACAATGATCCCCGAGGGAATGGCGGATTACGCCTTCGGCTAATCCGCCCTACGATTCTCCAATCCTCACGCTATTTTCATCGCAGCCGAGCCCATACCGCGCCGCACATCGACCGCCGCCGCCTTGTACGCCGTGCGCCAATTGCTATCGTCCCGCCACCCGGGCGATCGATCCGGGGTCTGCAACAACGACTGGGGAGGACTACATGCGTTATCTCACTGCGCTCATCGGCGCGGCATGCGTCGCGTTCGTCACCGCCACCGGCGCCTTTGCCCAGGTGCCCTCCAATCCCGACAATCCCAACGACGTCGTCCCCGATGCGCTGACGCCGCCGCCCTATGGCGAACCGATCAACCTCGAAACCGCCAAGAAGGTCGCCGCCGCGGCGGTCGCCGAGACCCAGAAGCGGAACTGGAATGCATTCTGCATCGCGATCGTCAATCCGGCCGGCGAGCTCGTCTATTTCGAGAAGCAGGACAATTGCCAATACGCCTCGATCGGTGTCTCGCAGCACAAGGCGCGCACCGCGACCCGCTATCGCCGGCCGACGCTGACGTTCGAAAACCTGATCGGCAAGGGCGCCTATTTCAACTATCTCATGACGCTCGATGACGTGATCGCCTCGCGTGGCGGCAATTTGCTGATGGTCGACGGCAAGATCGTCGGCGCCATCGGCGTCAGCGGCGGCTCCGGCTCGCAGGACAACGTGATCTCGCTCGCCGGCCAGGCCGCGCTGAAGTGAGGTAACGCCGTGATGCTTCCGCCGCAGGATGGACCGTCCAGCCTTCGGCGGTTGCCGCAATTCATACGATTTGAGCTAAACCCCTAAGCAACCCGAAAGCGAGGCCGGATACTGATCGTCCGTCGAGCGGGCTTTCAGTACGGGTGATGCTTGCAGTCTTCGGAATCGCCGCGGAAATCGCGCGGCCTGGTCGTCGTCAGAACGCCGGATCGAAAGCCGGCCCGTATCAAGCGGCTGAATCTCTGGTTGTCGACAGGCAGCACCACCGATGGACTCTGGGTGGGCAGCCGCGAGAACAAGCCCTATCCGGGATTGCGTCGTGTCGAGCAGGCCTTGCAGCTGATCAAGGATAGCGACCCGCTCAACTATGCCCGTGTCGTGCGCCATCTCGATCGCGTTTGGGTAGATCTGATCCCGGCGTCCGTTGCGCTTTACGATTCGTCATTGAACGCGTGCGTCATCGACGAGCGGCATGTCGTCGATCCCGCGACGACCCTCGAAAGAATCGCCTCCACGATTATTCACGAGGCGACCCATGCGCGGCTCGAAGGATGGGGCATCGCCTATGTCGAGCGGGATCGGTCGCGCATCGAGGCAATTTGCCAGCGCCGGGAGTTGAAATTCCTCGCCAGGTTGCCCGAAAGCGAGGCCTTGCGGGAGGAAATCGCGTGGTCGATCGAATGGTACGATTCCAATGTGGACGACCTTTCGGACGCGAGCTTTCGGCACCGCGATGATCAGGGCATGATCGAAGCTCTGCGCCATGTCAACGCGCCGAACTGGTTGGTCAGATTCGCTTTGTGGGTGATCTGGCGACGGCGCTTGCGTCGGTTCGCAGCGCAGGCCGCGAAATGAAGCCGCTGTGGGAGCAGCAGATGAAATCTTCCGCAGTTGCACACTATTCCACCGCGGCCCCCACCGGCGGCCCGCCGGGCGGGCGGTGCAGGAAGGTGATCGACGCATAGGCGCCGACCCACGAGCCGGCCGCGGCAAAGGCAACGTAGAGCCAGTTCTCGGTGTAGCTGATCACCGCGTAGGAGGAGAGCACATACCAGACGCTGCTCCAGGTCGCCGCCGGCACGCGCTTGCGCGCGACGACCGCCGAGGTGAACATGACATAGACGGCGTCGGTCGCCGCGGTCGCGAGGAACACGCCGCCGGCGGTGAAGGGATCGATGGCAGCCATGGCAACTCCTGCTAGGGTCCGGAGAAGGCATGATCCGGAAAGACGTGCAGCGGTTTTCCGACGAGATCATGCCCAAACAAGATATGACGGCGAAAACGGGCGCCGCCTGTTTGTCATCATGCTCGGGCATAGGATAATCGCAACGAGGAATGCGCATGCAAGACGTCCATGAAATTCTGGCTGATATCTGGACTGGCGCCGGCGGTGCGCTGTCCGTGCTCGACGCGGTCAGGCTGACTGGCAGCGAGCCGCAGCTGCCGTCCTCGTTTCGTGTCGCGGCGGCGGCGCAGGCGCCGATCGCCGCCGCTGGCCTTGCGGCAGCCGAGATCTGGAAAGCCCGCAGCGGCGAGGCGCAGGACGTCGCGGTCGACATGCGCCATGCCGTGGTCGAATGCCGCAGCGAGCGCTATTTGCGCCTCGACGACAAGCCGCCGCCACCGGCCTGGGACAAGATCGCCGGCGTCTATCGTGTCCGCGACGGCCGCTTCGTCCGCCTCCACACCAACTTCCCGCATCACCGCGACGCCGCCTGCAAGGTGCTGGGCTGTGACGCCGAGCGCGATGCGGTCCAGGCCGCGCTGCTGCAATGGGATGGCGAGGCGTTCGAGACCGCCGCCTATGCCGCAGGCGGCGTCGTTGCCCTGATGCGCTCGCATGACGAGTGGTCGGCGACACCGCAGGCCCGGGAGCTGGCAAAGCTGCCGCTGATCTCGATCGAGAAGATCGGCGAGGCCGCGCCGAAGCCGTGGCCCGCGGGCGACCGGCCGCTGGCCGGCATCCGCGTGCTCGATCTGTCGCGCGTGATCGCAGGTCCGGTCGCCGGCCGTACGCTCGCGGCGCATGGCGCCGATGTGCTGCTGATCTCGGGCCCCGATCTACCGGCGATTCCCTGGCTCACCATCGACACCGGCCGCGGCAAGCTGACCACGTTCCTCGAGCTGCGCAGCGAAGAGGGGCGGGGCGTGATGCGCGGCCTCGTGGCGCAGGCCGACATCCTGTCCCAGGGCTATCGACCGCAGGCGATCGCGCGGCTCGGCTTCTCGCCGGAAGAGGCGGCGAGCATCAACCCCGGGATCGTCTATGTGACGCTCTCGGCCTATGGGCATGCCGGGCCATGGGCGGACCGCCGCGGCTTCGATTCGCTGGTGCAGACCACGACCGGCTTCAATCATGCCGAAGGGCAGGCGGCCGGTATCGAAGGGCCGAAGGAACTGCCGGCCCAGATGCTCGACCACGCCACCGGGTATTTGATGGCATTCGGCGCCATGATGGCCAAGGCGCGGCAGGCCCGCGAGGGCGGCAGCTGGCACGTCCGGGTGTCGCTGGCGCAGACCGGGCGCTGGCTGTGGAATCTCGGCCGCCTCCAGGGCGGCCTTACGACCGAGGACCTGAAAGCGGACGCGGTGCAGCCTTTCATCGAACAGCTTCCGTCCGGCTTTGGCATGCTGAGTTCGGTTCGGCACGCCGCCGTGCTGTCGAGGACCCCGGCGCATTGGTTCCGTCCGGCCATGCCGCTCGGCAGCCATCCTCCGGAGTTTCCTGTCCCGGGGTTTCCCGGATGAGACATTCAGCCGCTGTTCACGCTACCCGAACTTTAACCACAGGCGTCATCGAAGTGCGATTTAGTGGTTGTTTAGAACGCCAATTCGGCACTATTAGCGCGCCGCTGGGGCTACCCCGCCGGAAACTGCAACGATCGACCCTGCGGACCGCATGTTGAAAGAGTTTCGCAAAAAAATGCAGACGCTTAGCCGCCCACGCCTGGTCGTGGCCGCTGCGGTGCTGGTGGCCGCCTGCGCGGGCGCCTATGGCTACACGCGTCTCGGCGCGGACAAGCA
Coding sequences within:
- a CDS encoding CoA transferase, which translates into the protein MQDVHEILADIWTGAGGALSVLDAVRLTGSEPQLPSSFRVAAAAQAPIAAAGLAAAEIWKARSGEAQDVAVDMRHAVVECRSERYLRLDDKPPPPAWDKIAGVYRVRDGRFVRLHTNFPHHRDAACKVLGCDAERDAVQAALLQWDGEAFETAAYAAGGVVALMRSHDEWSATPQARELAKLPLISIEKIGEAAPKPWPAGDRPLAGIRVLDLSRVIAGPVAGRTLAAHGADVLLISGPDLPAIPWLTIDTGRGKLTTFLELRSEEGRGVMRGLVAQADILSQGYRPQAIARLGFSPEEAASINPGIVYVTLSAYGHAGPWADRRGFDSLVQTTTGFNHAEGQAAGIEGPKELPAQMLDHATGYLMAFGAMMAKARQAREGGSWHVRVSLAQTGRWLWNLGRLQGGLTTEDLKADAVQPFIEQLPSGFGMLSSVRHAAVLSRTPAHWFRPAMPLGSHPPEFPVPGFPG
- a CDS encoding error-prone DNA polymerase, with translation MKAPVTDYAEIGITSNFSFLRGGSDPRAYVHQASELGIPVIGIADHNTLAGVVRAWKELDSEKVAHPPKFLVGARIVFIDGTPDILVYPRDRAAYGRLCQLLTRGKRGGGRAFSSEVDTGSREENASTQKSERVEKGDCRLTLPDLVDFAEGQLLVLALPHRFETDDALDVLAQLKASAADGVWLAASLLYRGDDRRRLARLHGLATEAGVPLLATNEVLYHHPARRPLQDVLTCIREKTTIEAVGRRLEANAERHLKPAHEMARLFRDWPAAIAETMRFAARISFSLDQLKYQYPDEPVPPGKTAQRHLEDLTWRGAHRKFPTRISPKLKKTLHKELRLIRKLKYAHYFLTVHDIVHYARSQNILCQGRGSAANSAVCYVLGVTSVDPTKVDLLFERFISKERLEPPDIDVDFEHSRREEVMQYVYRRYGRHRAAIIATVIHYRPRSAIRDVGKALGLTEDVTAALADTVWGSWGKGLNDMQVRQAGLDPKNAMITLAVELATELIEFPRHLSQHVGGYVLTQDRLDTYVPIGNAAMDDRTFIEWDKDDVDALHMMKVDVLALGMLTCIRKCFDLIDDHKGKRWELASVPPDDEKVYDMLCRGESLGVFQVESRAQMNMLPRLKPRTFYDLVIEVAIVRPGPIQGDMVHPYLRRRNKQEQVSYPSPASDKGDKNELYNVLHKTLGVPLFQEQAMRIAIEAAHFTSEEANGLRRSMATFRNLGTIGSYEEKLVGNMVARGYDPDFARSCFDQIKGFGSYGFPESHAASFAQLVYISSWLKHYHPDAFCCGLLNSQPMGFYAPAQIVGDARHNGVTVREVDVSFSFAQNTLEEKVGDHCAVRLGFRQIDGFHWLDEDEERLKRMQQTLRSTGESGGHERVGSLPLAGESWREGQATTTARAAYPSP
- a CDS encoding heme-binding protein, with translation MRYLTALIGAACVAFVTATGAFAQVPSNPDNPNDVVPDALTPPPYGEPINLETAKKVAAAAVAETQKRNWNAFCIAIVNPAGELVYFEKQDNCQYASIGVSQHKARTATRYRRPTLTFENLIGKGAYFNYLMTLDDVIASRGGNLLMVDGKIVGAIGVSGGSGSQDNVISLAGQAALK